One Maylandia zebra isolate NMK-2024a unplaced genomic scaffold, Mzebra_GT3a scaffold02, whole genome shotgun sequence DNA window includes the following coding sequences:
- the LOC106677000 gene encoding uncharacterized protein LOC106677000 isoform X1, with the protein MTSTQKDQHGARSQRSQEADKPHRRKGEKTCSCDECGKDFTRGRDLKRHQLIHSGFKPYSCDLCGKSFTQAGSLKTHQLIHSGFKPYSCDLCGKSFTRAGHLKTHQLIHSGVKAYSCDLCGKSFTESGHLKTHQLIHSGFKPYSCDLCGKSFTLAGSLKKHQLIHSGVKPYSCDICGKSFTQAGSLKTHQIIHSGFKPYSCDLCGKSFTRAGHLKTHQLIHSGFKPYSCDLCGKSFTRAVHLKTHQLIHSGVKAYSCELCGKSFTESGHLKTHQLIHSGVKPYSCDLCGKSFTLAGSLKKHQLIHSGVKPYSCDLCGKSFTQAGSLKTHQIIHSGFKPYGCDLCGKSFTRAGHLKTHQLIHSGFKPYSCDDCGKDFTRGRDLRRHQLVHSGVKPYSCDLCGKSFTQAGNLKRHQLMHSGFKPYSCDLCGKSFTQARNLKRHQLVHNGVKPYSCELCGKSFTYRVGLKKTPTHPHCS; encoded by the exons ATGActtcaacacagaag gaccaacatggagcgagaagtcagcgctctcaggaggccgacaaacctcacagaagaaagggagagaaaacctgcagctgtgatgagtgtgggaaggattttacCCGGGGTCGAGatttaaaaagacaccaactcatccacagtggatttaaaccttacagctgcgacttgtgtggaaagtcttttacccaggctggaagcttaaaaacacaccaactcatccacagtggatttaaaccttacagctgcgacttgtgtggaaagtcttttacccgggctggacacttaaaaacacaccaactcatccacagtggagttaaagcgtacagctgtgacttgtgtggaaagtcttttacagAGTCTGgacacttaaaaacacaccaactcatccacagtggatttaaaccttacagctgcgacttgtgtggaaagtcttttaccctggctggaagcttaaaaaaacaccaactcatccacagtggagttaaaccttacagctgcgacatctgtggaaagtcttttacccaggctggaagcttaaaaacacaccaaatcatccacagtggatttaaaccttacagctgcgacttgtgtggaaagtctttcacCCGGGCTGgacacttaaaaacacaccaactcatccacagtggatttaaaccttacagctgcgacttgtgtggaaagtctttcacCCGGGCTGtacacttaaaaacacaccaactcatccacagtggagttaaagcgtacagctgtgagttgtgtggaaagtcttttacagAGTCTGgacacttaaaaacacaccaactcatccacagtggagttaaaccttacagctgcgacttgtgtggaaagtcttttaccctggctggaagcttaaaaaaacaccaactcatccacagtggagttaaaccttacagctgcgacttgtgtggaaagtcttttacccaggctggaagcttaaaaacacaccaaatcatccacagtggatttaaaccttaCGGCTgcgacttgtgtggaaagtctttcacCCGGGCTGgacacttaaaaacacaccaactcatccacagtggatttaaaccttacagctgtgatgaCTGCGGGAAGGATTTTACCCGGGGTCGAGATTTAAGAAGACACCAActcgtccacagtggagttaaaccttacagctgtgacttgtgtggaaagtcttttacccaggctggaaacttaaaaagacaccaactcatgcacagtggatttaaaccttacagctgtgacttgtgtggaaagtcttttacccaggctagaaacttaaaaagacaccaactcgTCCACaatggagttaaaccttacagctgtgagttgtgtggaaaatcttttACGTATCGTGTGggcttaaaaaaaacaccaactcatccacattGTAGTTAA